The sequence CCCAGAATCGTTAAGGTATTTTGAGCCCGCATATTCTCGATTGATCATGAAGAAAATCCTCCTGCTGTTGCTCGTTGGTGGTTTGGGCGCATTGTCGATCAATGCCCAGCAGTCCCTCGATGCGCTCGTCGATCGCGAACTGCCGCAACTGGTGAGCACCTATAAAGCTCTGCACGCCGCGCCCGAGCTTTCCCATTACGAGACAAAGACTTCGGCGTTTATCGCGCAACAACTGCGCGCGCTGGGTTACGAAGTCACCGAGAACGTGGGCAAGTATGATCGGCCGGAATGGAAACCTTACGGCGTAGTGGCCGTGATGAAGAACGGCGCGGGGCCGACGGTGCTGGTGCGCAGCGATATGGACGCGCTTCCGGTCGAAGAAAAGACCGGCTTAGCTTACGCCAGCACAGTGAAGACCAAAAACGATGCAGGACAGGAAGTAAGCGTCATGCACGCCTGTGGTCACGACGTGCACATGACGACGCTGCTGGGTACCGCCAAGATGTTGGCCCAGTTGAAAGACCAATGGCGCGGTACGCTCGTGATGATTGGGCAGCCCGCGGAAGAAACTGTGGGTGGCGCGAAGGGGATGCTGGCGGACGGTTTGTATTCGCGGATCCCGCGACCTGACTTCACCCTCGCGTTTCACAGCAGCGCTGATTTGGAAGCAGGTAAGATCGGCTACGCGCCTGGCTACGCGATGGCGAATTCGACGTCCGTGGAAATTACGATTCGCGGGCTCGGCGGCCATGGCTCCAGACCGGAATCAACAAAAGACCCGATCGTCGTCGCCGCGCAAACAGTGCTCGCGTTGCAAACTATCATCAGTCGCGAGGTCTCACCGCTCGATCCGGCAGTGGTGACGGTTGGATCGATTCACGGCGGCGCCAAAGCGAACATCATTCCCGACGAAGTTAAGTTGTTACTGACGGTCCGTTCGTACAAGGAGGAAGTCCGGAAGCGAATTCTTTCGTCAATCGAACGCATCACCAAGAGCACTGCGACGGCCGCCGGAATCCCGGAAGATCGTGCGCCGATCGTGAAAATCAGCGAGACTGAGTACACACCGGCGACTTACAACGATCCGCAACTGGCCGAGCGTCTGGCGCGAGTCTTCGAGAAAGCTTTGGGCGCGGACAAGGTAACGAAGGTCGAGCCGGTGATGGCCGCCGAAGACTTTGGGCGGTTCAGTCTCGATCAGCAGATTCCCAGTTCGCTGTTCTGGCTTGGCACCGTTGATCCGGCTAAAGTCGAAGAGAGTCGCAGGACCGGAAAGCCACTGCCCTCGTTACACTCCAGCCTGTTCGCACCGGTTCCTGAGCCGACTTTGCGAGGCGGAGTGAAAGCAATGACGTCCGCTGTTTTAGAGTTGATGAAGAAGTAAACCGAAGGCCCGACCTGCCGGAGCCCTCAAGCGGGCAACCCGCTTGGAGTAGTCGATGGGTTGGGTGCGATAACCATCATAGGAGCACTGTTAATGGGAAAAGGTGATCAGCGATCAAAACGTGGAAAAATCCATCGTGGAACTTTCGGCAAACGGCGCCCGAAGCCAAAGACACGTAAACCCGGCGTAGCCGCAGATGGGGCGTCTCAAGGCCAGGCGGCGTCGTCAGCAAAAACAAAAGAACCGAAACTCGTGAAGAAACAGCCGAAAGAGTAGGGTACGCACGCCTCTGGCGTGCTTAAGCGCGCCGGAGGCGCGTACCCATTTACGTGCTTGCGCGCCCGAGGCGCGCGTACCCATCCCACTCCCCATGCGCTTCAATCTCTGGAAAGCCGAACCCGCTGCTTCGCAAACGCCGTCACCGGCTCATTTTGAACTCGGCCGGCGCGGTGAAGCGCTCGCCATTGAGCATCTTGAGCAAGCGGGCTATCGCATAGTCGCGGCAAACTTTTCTCTTCCCATTGGCCGAAACTTGCGCGACGTCGTGGTGAACGCGGAGATCGATGTGGTCGCATACGATGGGCCGACGCTCTGTTTCGTTGAAGTCAAAACGCGCGCATCCGACGATTTCGCACCGCCTCAGGTAAACGTCGATCAGCGCAAGCGGCGGCAAATCGCACGCGCGGCGCTGGCGTACCGGCGCATGTTGGGCCTGGTTAATGAACCCTACCGGTACGACGTCGTGACGTTGGTCGCAAGACCTGACGAGGCCCAGCCGCGTATCCAACTGCTCAAAGGCTTCTGGTCAGACGCGCAGTTGAAGAAACGAAAGTGGCAGGAGCAGTACTGGGATTGACCATTGGCGTGTAGGCCCCCGCGTTTTCCGTAGCCCAGGCGTTTACGCCTGGGGAACGCGGGAAACAAAACTGATAAGCCCATCATGGGCTTACCTTTTTTGACGTTTTGAAAGCCTCCTAAAAGGAGGCTATTGTTCTTTTCGTTTACAACTTACCCAGGCGTAAACGCCTGGGCTAAATAAAAGTCATCGCATGAACGATCTTCAGCGCTACGTCGGACAACTTCTCGACGACAAGTATCGCCTCGAGCGTCTGCTCGGTCAGGGCGGCATGGGCGCAGTGTTTTTGGCGACGCATCTGGGGACGGATCGCTATGTCGCGCTGAAACTGATCGCGCCGCAGTTCATGCGCAACCAGGAGTTTGTTGAGCGCTTCAAACGCGAAGCGCGCGCGGCCGGCCGCCTCAGACATCCGAACGTAGTCGATGTCACCGACTTTGGCTTCTCAGGCGACGGAGAGGATCGAGTCGCTTACCTGGTGATGGAATATCTCGACGGCTGCACCCTGAGCGACGTGCTGGCCGAAGAGAATCGCTTGCCGCTCTATTGGGTGGTGGACATTCTGGAGCAGGTTTGCGGCGCCGTTCAGGAAGCGCATCAGCAAGGCATCCTGCACCGCGATCTGAAGCCGGACAACATCTGGCTCGAGCCGAATCGCCTGGGCGGCTATCGAGTGAAGGTGCTCGATTTCGGAATCGCGAAGCTCGCCGAAAGTGGCAACCCATTACCTGCGCCTGCTGCACCGCCTGCTCAACTTCAACCGACGGAAGCAGCCGCACTCGAAGCAGCGACGATTATTTATCCTTCGGACGCCGCGGTAGACGATGGAGCAGCAACCCAGATCCTGCCGGATGCCGAGCAACAGACGCGCGTACTTGATTCGGCGCGTAACACGGCGGCTCGGCCCCAGAAGACAGTCGCGGCTATGGGCACCGCCGCATCGGGATTAACGCGAATTGGAGCAATCCTCGGCACACCACTCTACATGTCGCCCGAGCAATGTCGGGGCGAGCGTCTGGACGCGCGCTCAGACATCTACAGCATCGGAGTGATCGCATATCAAATGTTGACGGGCGCGCCGCCCTTCACCGGTGACACCTCCAGCGTCATTCGCGCGCACAATGATCTTCAGCCCACACCGGTTCGCGACCTGAATAAGAAGCTGCCGAAGCGCGTCTCGCGCATGGTGATGTCGGCGCTGGAAAAGGATCGCGAGCAGCGGCCGCCGACGGCAATTGCTTTTGCGAACGCGATGCGCGCGAATGCCGACGGATTGGGGGCGCTTTACCGGCGCGCGTTCTCGCTTTACAGCGAATACTTTCCGCAGTTCCTGAAGCTGTCGCTGCTGGCACACATCCCAACTATCATCATTATGGCCATGATGATCGCATTCCGGCTCGCCGAGCCGCAGCTCAGCAAGTGGGCGGCAGTTGGGATCGCAATTCCATTGGCGTTACTAACGGTGGCTGCGCAGTTTGTAACCGCCTCGATCATCTCGGGCGTAACCGCGATCATCGTGACTCAACTGGCGGTGGCGCCGATGAAGCCCGTGCGCTTGCGCACTGCTTTCCAGATCCTTCGGCGCCGCCTGAAACCGTTCGCTAACACCGGGATTCGGCTGGCGATTCGCATTATGATCGGCTGGATCCTGTTTGTGATCCCCGGCTTGGTAATGACCGCGCGTTACCTGCTCTGGGCGCCGGTGGTTTTAATGG is a genomic window of Pyrinomonadaceae bacterium containing:
- a CDS encoding YraN family protein, coding for MRFNLWKAEPAASQTPSPAHFELGRRGEALAIEHLEQAGYRIVAANFSLPIGRNLRDVVVNAEIDVVAYDGPTLCFVEVKTRASDDFAPPQVNVDQRKRRQIARAALAYRRMLGLVNEPYRYDVVTLVARPDEAQPRIQLLKGFWSDAQLKKRKWQEQYWD
- a CDS encoding serine/threonine-protein kinase — protein: MNDLQRYVGQLLDDKYRLERLLGQGGMGAVFLATHLGTDRYVALKLIAPQFMRNQEFVERFKREARAAGRLRHPNVVDVTDFGFSGDGEDRVAYLVMEYLDGCTLSDVLAEENRLPLYWVVDILEQVCGAVQEAHQQGILHRDLKPDNIWLEPNRLGGYRVKVLDFGIAKLAESGNPLPAPAAPPAQLQPTEAAALEAATIIYPSDAAVDDGAATQILPDAEQQTRVLDSARNTAARPQKTVAAMGTAASGLTRIGAILGTPLYMSPEQCRGERLDARSDIYSIGVIAYQMLTGAPPFTGDTSSVIRAHNDLQPTPVRDLNKKLPKRVSRMVMSALEKDREQRPPTAIAFANAMRANADGLGALYRRAFSLYSEYFPQFLKLSLLAHIPTIIIMAMMIAFRLAEPQLSKWAAVGIAIPLALLTVAAQFVTASIISGVTAIIVTQLAVAPMKPVRLRTAFQILRRRLKPFANTGIRLAIRIMIGWILFVIPGLVMTARYLLWAPVVLMEGLEKKAARQRARALASRSWRTIILAMLVQILVPAIIGAIVGAITGASTKRGSGKGIKILTDAANLINIFFLPLLSIVPALLYLKMRQFGGETLSDVMAQLEEMEGTKSGWQQRMRSRLTVTPQSRTPPP
- a CDS encoding amidohydrolase, with product MKKILLLLLVGGLGALSINAQQSLDALVDRELPQLVSTYKALHAAPELSHYETKTSAFIAQQLRALGYEVTENVGKYDRPEWKPYGVVAVMKNGAGPTVLVRSDMDALPVEEKTGLAYASTVKTKNDAGQEVSVMHACGHDVHMTTLLGTAKMLAQLKDQWRGTLVMIGQPAEETVGGAKGMLADGLYSRIPRPDFTLAFHSSADLEAGKIGYAPGYAMANSTSVEITIRGLGGHGSRPESTKDPIVVAAQTVLALQTIISREVSPLDPAVVTVGSIHGGAKANIIPDEVKLLLTVRSYKEEVRKRILSSIERITKSTATAAGIPEDRAPIVKISETEYTPATYNDPQLAERLARVFEKALGADKVTKVEPVMAAEDFGRFSLDQQIPSSLFWLGTVDPAKVEESRRTGKPLPSLHSSLFAPVPEPTLRGGVKAMTSAVLELMKK